A DNA window from candidate division KSB1 bacterium contains the following coding sequences:
- the gcvP gene encoding aminomethyl-transferring glycine dehydrogenase: MPIDLSRTNAFLRRHLGPSEEETAEMLNALQFPSLDAFIATVVPAHLRSTRPLELGAIRTEYEVTTRLRAIAAKNKIYRSLIGMGYSDTITPPVIQRNILENPGWYTQYTPYQAEIAQGRLEALLNFQTMVIDLTGLPVANASLLDEATAAAEAMTTFYRARHEPAGGRFFVSQDCHPQNIAVVKTRALPLGIEIIVGDHEKFEFTPEVFGALLQYPASDGAVYDYHDFCRRAHAAGALVAVAADLMSLVLLTPPGEFGADAAVGSTQRFGVPLGYGGPHAAFFAVREEFKRLMPGRIIGVSIDAHGQPALRMALQTREQHIRREKATSNICTAQVLPAVMAAMYAVYHGPQGLRRIATRIHNLTKVLALSLTRLGYRLYHEDFFDTLRVEIGQSALPKILAAADARHFNFRKYDNGSLGIALDQISSAEEVAELLNIFALERVPKFTVAEVAAAAPSGYAGKMPRRSAFLQHPVFNRYHSETEMLRYLRRLESRDLSLTTSMIPLGSCTMKLNATSEMMPLSWPEFSKLHPFAPVEQAAGYQELFHQLETWLAEITGFAAISLQPNSGAQGEYTGLQVIRAYHRARGEQHRTVCLIPQSAHGTNPASAVMAGLEVVVVRCDEQGNIDVADLKARAQQHRDRLAALMVTYPSTHGVFEEAITDICEVIHRNGGQVYMDGANLNAQVGLCRPAELGADVCHLNLHKTFAIPHGGGGPGMGPIGVAAHLAPFLPTHPVIATGGEQGIGPVAAAPWGSASILVISWAYIAMMGGAGLTTATKMAILNANYMAHRLQKHFPILYKGINGRVAHEFILDLRGFKSSAGIEVEDIAKRLMDYGFHAPTVSFPVAGTLMIEPTESESKAELDRFCDALIAIKGEIEEIEQGRAARGNNVLVNAPHTATAVVADNWQMPYSRMKAAFPAPWLRQYKFWPAVGRINNAYGDRNLVCACPPVASYHRENHGT, from the coding sequence ATGCCGATCGATCTGTCCCGTACCAATGCCTTCCTGCGCCGCCACCTCGGACCAAGCGAGGAAGAGACCGCCGAAATGCTCAATGCCCTGCAATTCCCCTCCCTGGATGCTTTCATCGCAACGGTGGTGCCCGCCCATCTGCGCAGCACACGGCCGCTCGAACTGGGGGCGATTCGCACCGAGTACGAAGTCACCACCCGGCTGAGAGCCATCGCGGCCAAAAATAAAATTTACCGTTCGCTCATCGGCATGGGGTATTCGGATACCATCACCCCGCCGGTCATTCAACGCAACATCCTGGAGAATCCCGGCTGGTACACGCAATACACCCCCTACCAGGCCGAGATTGCGCAGGGCCGGCTGGAGGCGCTGCTCAATTTTCAAACGATGGTCATCGATCTCACCGGTTTGCCGGTGGCGAATGCCTCGCTGCTGGATGAAGCCACAGCGGCGGCGGAGGCCATGACCACGTTTTACCGCGCCAGACACGAGCCGGCCGGCGGCCGTTTTTTCGTCTCCCAGGATTGCCATCCGCAAAACATCGCGGTGGTCAAAACCCGCGCCCTGCCACTCGGCATCGAGATCATAGTCGGTGACCATGAGAAATTCGAGTTCACCCCGGAGGTGTTCGGCGCCCTGTTGCAGTATCCGGCGAGCGACGGCGCGGTGTACGATTACCACGACTTCTGCCGGCGCGCGCACGCGGCCGGCGCCCTGGTGGCGGTGGCAGCGGATCTCATGAGCCTGGTGCTGCTCACCCCGCCCGGCGAATTCGGCGCGGATGCGGCAGTGGGCAGCACGCAGCGCTTCGGGGTGCCGCTCGGCTACGGCGGCCCGCATGCCGCCTTCTTTGCCGTTCGCGAAGAATTCAAGCGTCTGATGCCGGGCCGCATTATCGGCGTGTCGATCGATGCCCACGGCCAGCCCGCCCTGCGCATGGCGCTGCAAACACGCGAGCAGCACATTCGCCGGGAAAAGGCCACCTCCAACATCTGCACCGCGCAGGTGTTGCCCGCCGTGATGGCGGCCATGTATGCCGTCTACCACGGCCCGCAGGGGCTGCGGCGCATCGCCACGCGCATCCACAACCTGACCAAGGTGCTGGCGCTCAGCCTCACGCGCCTGGGCTACCGGCTTTATCATGAGGATTTCTTCGACACCCTGCGCGTGGAGATCGGGCAAAGCGCGCTGCCCAAAATTCTTGCGGCAGCCGATGCGCGGCACTTCAACTTCCGCAAGTATGACAACGGTTCACTCGGCATTGCGCTCGATCAAATTTCCAGCGCCGAGGAGGTGGCGGAATTGCTCAACATCTTCGCGCTGGAGCGCGTGCCGAAATTCACGGTGGCCGAGGTGGCGGCGGCGGCGCCCTCGGGCTATGCCGGCAAGATGCCGCGCCGCTCCGCCTTTCTGCAGCATCCCGTCTTCAACCGATACCACTCCGAAACCGAAATGCTGCGCTACCTGCGCCGGCTGGAGTCCAGGGATCTCTCGCTCACCACCAGCATGATCCCGCTGGGCTCCTGCACGATGAAGCTCAACGCCACCAGCGAAATGATGCCACTGAGCTGGCCGGAGTTCAGCAAACTGCACCCCTTCGCGCCGGTGGAGCAGGCGGCCGGCTATCAGGAATTGTTTCACCAGCTCGAAACCTGGCTGGCGGAAATTACCGGCTTTGCTGCCATTTCCCTGCAGCCCAATTCCGGCGCACAGGGCGAGTACACCGGCCTGCAGGTGATTCGCGCCTATCACCGCGCGCGCGGCGAGCAACACCGCACGGTGTGTTTGATTCCACAGTCCGCGCACGGCACCAATCCCGCCAGCGCCGTAATGGCGGGATTGGAAGTGGTGGTGGTGCGCTGCGACGAACAGGGCAACATCGATGTGGCGGATTTGAAAGCCCGGGCGCAACAACATCGCGACCGGCTGGCGGCATTGATGGTGACCTATCCTTCCACCCACGGTGTCTTCGAAGAGGCAATCACGGACATTTGCGAGGTGATTCACCGGAACGGCGGGCAGGTTTACATGGACGGCGCCAATCTCAACGCGCAGGTGGGGTTGTGCCGGCCGGCGGAGCTGGGCGCGGATGTCTGCCATTTGAATTTGCACAAAACCTTTGCCATTCCCCACGGCGGCGGCGGTCCGGGCATGGGCCCGATCGGCGTGGCTGCACATCTCGCGCCGTTTCTACCCACGCATCCGGTGATTGCAACCGGCGGCGAACAGGGCATCGGGCCGGTGGCTGCCGCGCCCTGGGGCAGCGCCAGCATTCTGGTGATCTCGTGGGCCTATATCGCGATGATGGGCGGCGCCGGCTTGACCACCGCCACCAAAATGGCGATCCTCAACGCCAACTACATGGCACACCGGCTGCAGAAGCATTTCCCGATTTTGTACAAAGGCATCAACGGCCGGGTGGCTCACGAGTTTATTTTGGACCTGCGCGGTTTCAAGAGCAGCGCCGGCATCGAAGTGGAAGACATCGCCAAACGTTTGATGGACTACGGCTTTCATGCGCCCACCGTCTCCTTTCCGGTGGCTGGCACGCTGATGATCGAGCCCACGGAAAGCGAATCCAAAGCCGAGCTGGACCGTTTCTGTGACGCCCTGATTGCGATCAAAGGTGAAATCGAAGAGATCGAGCAAGGCCGGGCGGCACGCGGCAACAACGTGCTGGTGAATGCCCCGCACACCGCCACTGCCGTGGTGGCAGACAACTGGCAAATGCCCTACAGTCGCATGAAAGCGGCCTTCCCGGCGCCGTGGCTGCGACAGTACAAATTCTGGCCGGCCGTCGGTCGCATCAACAACGCCTATGGCGATCGCAATCTTGTGTGCGCCTGCCCGCCGGTTGCTTCTTATCACCGCGAGAACCACGGCACCTGA